A segment of the Bacillus licheniformis DSM 13 = ATCC 14580 genome:
CATCTTCCTCTGTATCTTTAAGCAACTCATGACCGCCTGACTTCGCCCATGCTGTTAGATCGCTTTTTGCCCCTTTATCAGTGGCATGTACTTCTAACACTTCTCCGGATTGCAATTCATCCATCGCTTTTTTTGTTTTCACAATTGGCATCGGGCACGCAAATCCTTTAGCATCTATTACTTTATCTGATTTCATTTTTTATCTCTCCCTATCTTCAAATCTATATTCATCCATGAACCGCACAACGGTTCGGTCCCATTTCCATCTCGCTTTGCCTGTCAGCATCAGGCATTATTTTGCCCATGTTGGTTTGACGGATTTCCTGATATGCATTTGGCTGTGGCGGCAGATTTTCTGATACAGCCCCTTTGAATTCATTTTCATCCAGATTTAAACCGGCATTCTTTTTATATAAATCACTCAGCTTAGCTTGGACTTGCCCCTGATCGCCTAATTCACTGACTGTCGAAAAGTGAGCTGGAAGAACAATCAAGTCACCTGATATTTGTTTGTATTTTACATACAATGTGTTACGCAAATCCTCTGCCCAATCCCCGGCTTTTCCAGCTAAGTCCGGCCGGCCAATCGATTCAACAAATAAAATATCTCCTGTTAACAAATAGCGATTATCAATCATTAAAGAGGTGCTACCAATCGTATGTCCAGGTGAGTAAATAGGTTCTGCTTTCATACCTGCGCTTCCTACAGAAATATTTTCATCTTCAACTAGCGGTTCATATGAAAATAGCACTTCCTCCGCATCTTTTGGCGGCAGGTAGTATGCAGCTCCTGTACGCTTACGCAGTAAACGTCCGCCCGAAATATGATCCGCATGTAAGTGTGTATCGACCACATGTTTAATCGTAACGTTTCTCTCTTTCGCAAAATCTATATATGCATCAACAGAACGAGCAGGGTCAACTACAATTGCTTCTCCGTCGGTTTCGATAAAATAGGATAAACAGCCTTTCCCCATTCTTACGAATTGATAGATCGTCCCTCCTTCTTTCAAGTCTCCGATTTTGACTGGATGTAAAAATTTGCTCCACGCCTTCATACCGCCTTTAAGTACCAGCACTCTTTCAAAACCGGCATCCACTAAATGCTGTGCAACCATCTCTGAAGACCCTTGTTTGGCGCAAACGACTAGAACATCTTGATCTTTAGGAACTTGGCCATCAATTTTTTCTATACCATCAATTAAATCAAAATACGGAACATTTAAATGTTCAACCCGGCTTCCCTCGATTTTCCAATCACTAAGGGCCTCTTTATTTCGTACGTCTAAAATAAAAAATGATTCTTTTCTTAATAGCTTTTCAGCTACTTCTTTTGGTGAAACGAATGTAAAATTCACATTTAAACCTCCTTAAAATGTTAGAGCCCAAATGGCATCAGAACTTGTTGCAATGATTGCAACTTTTACGGCCATTCAAATCATTCCTCCAATTTTTCTTTTATTGATTTTTTTCAACAGGGCCTGACCACTCCGCCATACCTTGGACAACATTTTCAACATCTTTAAAGCCATTATCCGCAAGCTGTTTAGCTGCCAGATCGCTTCTATTACCCGTACGGCAAACAACATAAATTTTCCCGTCTCTATTCAGTTCGTGCGCTCTTTTTTCAAGTTCACCTAATGGAATTGAAATCGCTCCGGGAATATGGCCGAAACGGTATTCTGCAGGTTCCCGAACATCAACTACTGTTAGCCGCTCGCCCGCCTCTACCTTTTTTTGAAGCTCTTCATTTTGAATCGTATAAGGAAACGTTTTTACTTTCTTTATTTCAGAGTGACCCGCTTTTCGAAGATAATGCTTTAATATATCTCCGTCTTCTGTTGTACCGAGATACTGGTGACCGCTTCCCTTTGCCCATGCCCGTATATCAGCAAGAGACCCTTTATCAGTAGCATGCACTTCAATTACCTGCCCCGGTTTTAACTCATTCATGGCTTTTTTCGTTTTTACGACGGGCA
Coding sequences within it:
- a CDS encoding MBL fold metallo-hydrolase gives rise to the protein MNFTFVSPKEVAEKLLRKESFFILDVRNKEALSDWKIEGSRVEHLNVPYFDLIDGIEKIDGQVPKDQDVLVVCAKQGSSEMVAQHLVDAGFERVLVLKGGMKAWSKFLHPVKIGDLKEGGTIYQFVRMGKGCLSYFIETDGEAIVVDPARSVDAYIDFAKERNVTIKHVVDTHLHADHISGGRLLRKRTGAAYYLPPKDAEEVLFSYEPLVEDENISVGSAGMKAEPIYSPGHTIGSTSLMIDNRYLLTGDILFVESIGRPDLAGKAGDWAEDLRNTLYVKYKQISGDLIVLPAHFSTVSELGDQGQVQAKLSDLYKKNAGLNLDENEFKGAVSENLPPQPNAYQEIRQTNMGKIMPDADRQSEMEMGPNRCAVHG
- a CDS encoding sulfurtransferase TusA family protein; translated protein: MNIKTDRVLDAKGLACPMPVVKTKKAMNELKPGQVIEVHATDKGSLADIRAWAKGSGHQYLGTTEDGDILKHYLRKAGHSEIKKVKTFPYTIQNEELQKKVEAGERLTVVDVREPAEYRFGHIPGAISIPLGELEKRAHELNRDGKIYVVCRTGNRSDLAAKQLADNGFKDVENVVQGMAEWSGPVEKNQ
- a CDS encoding sulfurtransferase TusA family protein; its protein translation is MKSDKVIDAKGFACPMPIVKTKKAMDELQSGEVLEVHATDKGAKSDLTAWAKSGGHELLKDTEEDGILKFWLKKG